GACCTACATCAAACGATGAATAAAGCTACTACCAATAAAGTCAAAGCAATGTCGTGACCATTGAGTCTTCACGATATTGATCCTGTTGTAGGGTCTACTTGTACTGCACggatagcaaaaaaaaaacaccaaacaataGACTGACAAATCAAACGAACCAGCATCTGGTCCAAAGCAGTATTTCCTGGTATTTATTTGTCAGTGTGTGAATCAACATAACATGCTGGCACAAAAAATATAGGCctttctgtattttttgtttaaagccattatacactttcggtacagtaaagaaattaaaagttcacagatttacaaataacttacagggtttacagaaggtaatggtgaaagacttctcttgaaatattattccatgaaatgctgtactttttgagaaaacattaaaacaatatcaaagtgtgggttttcccgttattttctcccgactccgatggccgattgagcctaaattttcacaggtttgttattttatatataagttgtagtacacgaagtgtgggccttggacaacactgtttatcgaTGGCTTTAACCTATGGTGCACCGATTGTAGCGGTGGCgataaaaaaacattagttcattttatgcattttgagTAACCTCTGAGAACCTGAAACGTGTATAAAATTTGGTGCAATTTAATTAAATTGGGGTTAAGCAAAGACTAActcgggatttgaacctataCGACCTCTTGATTAACGTGATGGCGCTACAGCAGCTGATCCGTCTATACTAGCCCTTATGTTGGCGGTCGCCCTATTTTGTTGAGTCACGAAGTCAATTTTTCTTGTGTAACTTGATATTTGGAACCAAGAGTTACATTTCTCAGTTATTTGGTTGCCCCCTAGTTGAAGAGATTAGTGCAAGTgctacatttttgtacagttcCTGTATATATATCGTATGATGGAAAGTTGGTTAAGCGTAGCCTGGTCAAATTATTTTTGCAGTCGCTGCTGACGAGACGAAACCATTCTGTGTAGTTTTGATTTGATTAGAATTTAGCTCAATTGAAAGGAAGGTGGGGTTCACCTGTAAAAATCCCAACACAATTGTGTCAATTACTTAGGGCAGGGACCAGGGATAGTAAATTATTATTCATCGTTTCCTCTATAACGCCAATTTTAGAACTCCACTGCGAGTGAGGATCCTGCCATTTTCTCTCTATACAAAGTATCAACAGCCTCGCTTTGGGCAACAGTGAAATAGGACTTCCAGTCTCCAACAACCCCtgggttaaaaaaacaaataaatacaacataTTAGAATTACAATTGGCGCTCATCTACTACAACTTTCATAATATTGTAATAATTTAATATCAACAGTGGCCATAGAATCTAATTCGCCAACCTTTCCTGATGATTGAAGGTGCGCCTAGTTTCGGCTTATTTCCAGTGGCTGGTGGCTTCCCACTTGAAGGCGCACTTCCATCTGGTTTACTTGTTGAAAACCTTTGCTTCATGCTTTCCAGGCTGCTGAGTTCAGTTACACGATCTATTTCTTCGTCTGACAGACGCTTTCCCAGGAAGTCCGCAATTTGGATCACTGCTCCCTTCCtatcctaaaaaaaataaataaagtaaaatgaaaCGTAAGTTTATTGATTATACATACGACAATAAGATAAGATGTTCATCTAAAAGTTGCAGAGAAAAAAGTTATAATAGCTTatgtataacaaaaattaataaaataaaacataggAGAGGAACAAGCAAATAAACCATTACAAATTATACCTTTTTCATATCTTCGTATTTGACGAATAGAAAGTTTTTGTCATGTTGGTGTTTGTTCCAGAAATCCAAGACATGAGAAAACCACGAACCAAATACAACTGAAATAAAAGCATAATAACTTTGAACTATTAAGAACCAATTATTCTAAACCTTTTGTCATTTAATTACTGTAGTCATCTGAATATATACTTTCTCTGCTGAATCCTTTCAATGACATACCCCTGACTAAAGAGTAACAACTGTACAATAAAATGTAACTTACTATCTTCAGTGAAAGACTCTTCAGCAAAAAAGTCCCATTCTTTATAGCGAGGGTGAAATCCAAAGTCCTTAAGAAACTTCCAGTTGGATACAGTTGTATCCTTTGGGTTCCGAATAACGTAAATCACCtgcaaagtacaaacaa
Above is a window of Asterias rubens chromosome 11, eAstRub1.3, whole genome shotgun sequence DNA encoding:
- the LOC117296427 gene encoding sulfotransferase 1A1-like, with amino-acid sequence MAATTDTPAGKDTSMKPKQSDALNIVRLNGVNWPWMVTQESLDTLRSYDVWEDDVWVTTYPKAGTHWVMEIVNLILVKGSEDKANRAQQSSPVEFDPFQPGRRPLPPNSPGPQYKAMKQWKAPRVIMTHLKEEMMPSQIYQGKGKVIYVIRNPKDTTVSNWKFLKDFGFHPRYKEWDFFAEESFTEDIVFGSWFSHVLDFWNKHQHDKNFLFVKYEDMKKDRKGAVIQIADFLGKRLSDEEIDRVTELSSLESMKQRFSTSKPDGSAPSSGKPPATGNKPKLGAPSIIRKGVVGDWKSYFTVAQSEAVDTLYREKMAGSSLAVEF